One window from the genome of Marinobacter sp. LV10R510-11A encodes:
- the ptsP gene encoding phosphoenolpyruvate--protein phosphotransferase — MLSILRSLVQEVNSARDLHEALGIIVSRVQKAMATEVCSVYLLDPASNRYILMATEGLYPQAVGKVSLAHSEGLIGLVGSREEPINLEDAPSHPRYRYFPETGEERFRSFLGVPIIHHRRVLGVLVVQQRESSRCFDEGEEAFLVTVSAQLAGVIAHGEATGAISGLSLTGEEAHDVSFDGVPGSPGVAIGRGVVVYPAADLDAVPERPTEDIEQELKLFQYAVQAVCEDIEAVAKRLTSRLRPEELALFDVYLRMLSDEALPGEVNNRIREGIWAQGALKQVVLQYVRQFEMMDDHYLQERAVDIRDLGRRLLSYLQEGKQEDVVYPERTVLVSEELTPAMLGEVPRGKLVGLVSVKGSSNSHVAILARAMGVPTVMGLVDIPVNQLDGKELIVDGFEGQIFASPSAELRAFFQDICDEEYEIDRGLEALRDLPCETTDGHRVPLLVNTGLMTDVVRSLSHGAEGIGLYRTEVPFMIKDRFPSEQEQRQYYREQLEAFAPNPVTMRTLDVGGDKSLSYFPIEEENPFLGWRGIRVTLDHPEIFLVQVRAMLKASEGLNNLQIMLPMISNISEVEESLHLIYRVYHEVREEGYDIHMPKVGVMIEIPAAVYQIRELADRVDFLSVGSNDLTQYLLAVDRNNPRVAQLYHSYHPAVLQALVRIAQDAHAVGKPLGICGELAGDPGGAVLLMAMGYDSLSMNAASLPKVKSVVRSVSKEWAVKLLKDVLLLDSPHVIKSCVDLALRNAGFGRYLRPSKPKTAALAIYPEKERL, encoded by the coding sequence ATGCTGAGCATTCTGCGAAGTCTTGTACAAGAGGTAAACAGTGCCCGGGATCTTCACGAGGCGCTGGGCATCATTGTATCGCGTGTGCAGAAAGCTATGGCAACGGAAGTGTGCTCTGTTTATCTGCTGGATCCCGCCTCCAACCGCTACATTCTGATGGCGACAGAAGGCCTGTACCCGCAGGCCGTGGGCAAGGTGAGCCTTGCGCATTCCGAAGGGCTGATCGGGCTTGTGGGCTCCAGGGAAGAGCCCATTAACCTAGAAGATGCACCGTCCCACCCCCGCTATAGATACTTCCCTGAAACCGGCGAAGAGCGCTTCCGGTCTTTTCTCGGGGTTCCTATTATTCACCATCGCCGGGTACTCGGCGTGCTTGTGGTTCAACAGCGGGAAAGCTCCCGGTGTTTCGACGAGGGTGAAGAAGCGTTTCTGGTTACCGTGTCTGCTCAGCTTGCCGGCGTTATCGCCCACGGCGAAGCAACCGGCGCCATCAGCGGCTTGTCTTTGACCGGTGAAGAAGCCCACGACGTGAGTTTCGACGGTGTGCCCGGCTCGCCAGGCGTGGCGATTGGCCGTGGCGTGGTGGTTTACCCTGCCGCAGATCTAGATGCAGTGCCCGAGAGGCCGACGGAAGATATTGAGCAGGAATTGAAGCTGTTCCAGTATGCAGTGCAGGCGGTCTGTGAAGATATCGAAGCCGTTGCAAAACGGCTGACCTCACGCTTGCGCCCGGAAGAGCTAGCGTTGTTTGACGTGTATCTTCGAATGCTGAGCGATGAAGCCTTGCCCGGAGAGGTCAATAACAGGATTCGGGAAGGGATCTGGGCGCAGGGGGCTCTAAAGCAGGTGGTTCTGCAGTATGTCCGCCAGTTTGAAATGATGGATGACCACTACCTGCAAGAAAGGGCAGTGGATATTCGCGATCTCGGCCGTCGCCTGCTTTCCTACCTACAGGAAGGCAAGCAGGAAGATGTGGTCTACCCAGAGCGTACGGTTCTGGTCAGTGAAGAGCTAACCCCAGCCATGTTAGGTGAGGTGCCCCGAGGGAAGCTGGTGGGTCTGGTGTCCGTTAAAGGCTCCAGCAACTCTCACGTGGCCATTCTTGCCCGTGCGATGGGTGTGCCCACCGTTATGGGGCTGGTGGATATTCCGGTTAATCAGCTCGATGGCAAGGAGCTGATTGTGGATGGTTTTGAGGGGCAGATTTTTGCTTCGCCCTCGGCCGAGCTTCGGGCATTTTTCCAAGACATCTGTGATGAAGAGTATGAGATCGACCGGGGGCTGGAAGCGCTTCGTGATCTGCCCTGCGAAACAACCGATGGCCACCGGGTCCCGCTACTGGTCAATACCGGGCTGATGACTGATGTGGTGCGCTCGTTGTCTCACGGCGCCGAAGGCATAGGGCTGTACCGCACCGAAGTGCCTTTCATGATCAAGGATCGCTTCCCGTCGGAACAGGAGCAGCGTCAGTATTATCGTGAGCAGTTGGAGGCGTTTGCACCCAACCCAGTAACCATGCGCACCCTGGACGTCGGCGGCGACAAATCCCTCTCCTACTTCCCGATTGAAGAAGAAAACCCGTTTCTGGGTTGGCGGGGTATTCGAGTTACATTGGATCATCCCGAGATCTTCCTTGTTCAGGTGCGGGCGATGCTGAAAGCCAGTGAAGGCCTGAACAACCTTCAAATCATGTTGCCCATGATCAGCAATATTTCCGAAGTTGAAGAATCCCTGCACCTTATTTACCGGGTTTACCATGAGGTGAGGGAAGAGGGTTATGACATCCACATGCCCAAAGTGGGCGTAATGATAGAAATACCCGCTGCTGTGTACCAGATTCGTGAGCTGGCCGATCGTGTGGACTTTCTCTCAGTTGGCTCCAACGATCTGACTCAGTATTTGCTCGCGGTAGACCGCAACAATCCCCGCGTTGCGCAGCTTTATCACTCTTACCACCCAGCCGTACTGCAGGCGCTGGTGCGTATCGCTCAGGATGCCCATGCGGTGGGTAAACCCTTGGGTATCTGCGGTGAATTGGCCGGAGATCCCGGAGGGGCAGTGCTATTGATGGCCATGGGCTACGATTCCTTGTCTATGAACGCGGCCAGCCTGCCGAAAGTAAAATCAGTGGTTCGCAGTGTTAGCAAAGAGTGGGCGGTGAAGCTTTTGAAAGATGTGCTGTTGCTGGATTCGCCCCACGTTATCAAAAGCTGCGTGGATCTTGCGTTGCGTAACGCCGGCTTTGGTCGCTACCTTCGGCCGAGTAAACCCAAGACGGCAGCGCTGGCTATTTATCCGGAAAAGGAAAGGCTATGA